One window of uncultured Trichococcus sp. genomic DNA carries:
- a CDS encoding nucleoside-diphosphate sugar epimerase/dehydratase has protein sequence MSKINSKKKMVILMFIDSLSIILAAFLAYWLLENYVTLPNRYYYVMIGITVMIYGSLGAFRHLFANLPYFTGLHDLIFHVKILSFAFLLSAMASSVVFRLVSYRYIFLTYMFSLVFIPGIRMAWRIYHEYTEKVDYRSKEEPSGKVRTLLVGAGEGGRLFISSLIHRPNNIEIVGIVDRDERKQQYRLMGVPVLGKEEDIPNLVTKYGINQVTITIPSLKPQELERILDYCNQVGVAVNQMPRMEDVMTGRLSVSRTRGIDVVDLLGRKEVKLDKQMIIESLKDKTILISGAGGSIGSELCRQVSKFGPKRLILLGHGENSIYLIHREMTLAYGKTIDIVPVIADVQDRKLIFEVMAQHRPDFVFHAAAHKHIPMMEWNPREAVKNNIFGTKNMAEAAKAAGVKSFVMISSDKAVRPTNVMGATKRMAEMIVTALDEPGKTKFAAVRFGNVLGSRGSVIPVFKEQIEKGGPVTVTDFRMIRYFMTIPEASRLVIQAGVLAKGGEIFILDMGEPVKIVDLAKKMIKLSGYNEDDIPIIETGIRPGEKLYEELLADESMLDSKAYEKIFVGKASNFPLEETTAFAEDLLMQPTETLRTNLIGYACSHQ, from the coding sequence ATGAGCAAAATTAACTCAAAAAAGAAAATGGTTATTTTGATGTTCATCGATAGTCTATCAATCATATTGGCGGCGTTCCTGGCTTATTGGTTATTGGAAAATTATGTGACGCTGCCGAACCGTTATTATTATGTGATGATTGGGATAACCGTGATGATCTATGGCTCTCTTGGCGCTTTTCGCCATCTTTTCGCAAATTTGCCGTATTTTACCGGGTTGCATGATCTCATTTTCCACGTGAAGATCCTGTCGTTTGCATTTTTGCTGTCAGCCATGGCTTCATCGGTCGTATTCCGGCTTGTGAGCTATCGTTACATCTTTTTGACCTATATGTTCTCGCTCGTCTTCATTCCGGGTATCCGGATGGCGTGGCGGATCTACCATGAGTACACAGAGAAAGTCGATTACCGCAGCAAGGAAGAGCCGTCCGGAAAGGTACGGACGCTGTTGGTGGGCGCTGGGGAAGGCGGACGACTGTTCATTTCGAGCCTGATCCACCGGCCGAACAATATCGAAATCGTCGGCATAGTCGATCGTGATGAGAGGAAGCAGCAATATCGCCTGATGGGTGTTCCTGTATTGGGCAAGGAGGAAGATATTCCAAATCTTGTCACCAAATACGGCATCAACCAAGTGACCATCACCATCCCTTCCCTGAAGCCGCAGGAACTGGAACGCATCCTTGACTACTGCAATCAAGTCGGGGTGGCCGTCAACCAAATGCCGCGGATGGAGGACGTCATGACCGGCAGGCTATCCGTCAGCCGGACACGGGGAATCGATGTGGTCGACCTGCTCGGAAGAAAAGAAGTAAAACTGGACAAGCAGATGATTATCGAATCCTTGAAAGACAAAACCATCCTCATCAGCGGTGCGGGTGGTTCGATCGGATCAGAGTTGTGCAGACAGGTGTCCAAATTCGGGCCGAAGCGCTTGATTCTGTTGGGGCACGGGGAAAATTCGATTTATCTGATCCACCGCGAAATGACGCTGGCCTACGGAAAAACGATCGACATTGTGCCGGTGATCGCCGATGTGCAGGACCGCAAGTTGATTTTTGAAGTGATGGCGCAGCATCGCCCGGACTTCGTTTTCCACGCGGCTGCGCATAAGCATATCCCGATGATGGAGTGGAATCCGCGCGAAGCGGTCAAGAACAATATTTTCGGGACAAAAAACATGGCCGAGGCCGCCAAAGCCGCAGGGGTGAAGAGTTTCGTCATGATTTCCAGCGACAAAGCGGTGCGTCCTACCAATGTGATGGGGGCGACGAAACGGATGGCTGAAATGATTGTGACGGCTTTGGACGAACCCGGAAAGACCAAATTTGCGGCGGTCCGGTTCGGGAATGTCCTGGGCAGCCGCGGCAGCGTCATCCCTGTTTTCAAAGAGCAGATCGAAAAAGGCGGGCCGGTGACAGTGACTGATTTCCGCATGATCCGCTATTTCATGACGATTCCGGAAGCGAGTCGGCTCGTCATCCAGGCCGGTGTGCTGGCGAAAGGCGGCGAAATCTTCATTCTCGATATGGGTGAGCCCGTCAAAATCGTCGACTTGGCCAAGAAAATGATCAAGCTTTCCGGTTACAACGAGGACGACATCCCGATCATCGAGACCGGCATCCGCCCCGGCGAAAAGCTGTACGAGGAATTGCTGGCGGACGAAAGCATGCTGGACAGCAAAGCCTATGAAAAAATCTTCGTCGGCAAGGCATCGAATTTTCCATTGGAAGAAACGACAGCATTTGCGGAAGACTTGCTGATGCAACCGACAGAAACGTTGCGCACAAATTTAATCGGCTATGCTTGTTCGCACCAGTGA